A region of Pseudopipra pipra isolate bDixPip1 chromosome 10, bDixPip1.hap1, whole genome shotgun sequence DNA encodes the following proteins:
- the TM4SF1 gene encoding transmembrane 4 L6 family member 1 isoform X2 — MFSVGCLLLDAWFVQVAAGSGRHQWHMVLIPAAVFIGLHNGDCCGCYGHGGCGKSCVMLSSVLAAFVGILGSGYCIIISALGLSQGPYCFTHLQRNWIYPFTDSSGGYLFEYNKWSECQEPQNIVQWNVTLFSILLVLGGIEFILCFVQLINGILGGLCGLCSHEETYVC, encoded by the exons ATGTTCTCAGTTGGCTGTCTTTTACTGGATGCCTGGTTTGTGCAGGTTGCTGCAGGGAGTGGGAGACATCAGTggcacatg GTACTCATTCCAGCTGCAGTGTTCATTGGGCTGCACAACGGGGACTGCTGTGGCTGCTATGGCCATGGGGGCTGTGGGAAGAGCTGTGTG ATGCTGTCCTCGGTTCTGGCAGCCTTTGTTGGGATCCTTGGCTCTGGATACTGTATAATCATTTCAGCACTGGGCTTGTCTCAAGGACCATATTGTTTTACCCACCTACAGAGAAACTGGATCTATCCTTTCACTGATTCCTCTGGAGG GTACTTGTTTGAGTATAACAAGTGGTCTGAATGTCAAGAACCTCAAAACATCGTGCAGTGGAATGTCACCCTCTTTTCCATCCTCCTTGTCTTGGGAGGAATAGAGTTCATTCTGTGCTTCGTACAGCTAATCAATGGCATTCTTGGAGGACTGTGTGGGTTGTGCAGTCACGAGGAG ACATATGTTTGCTAG
- the TM4SF1 gene encoding transmembrane 4 L6 family member 1 isoform X1 — protein MCFGRCARCVGYKLLILALLCIVANILLYFPNGETRFASEHHLGKYVECLHGILGGGFLVLIPAAVFIGLHNGDCCGCYGHGGCGKSCVMLSSVLAAFVGILGSGYCIIISALGLSQGPYCFTHLQRNWIYPFTDSSGGYLFEYNKWSECQEPQNIVQWNVTLFSILLVLGGIEFILCFVQLINGILGGLCGLCSHEETYVC, from the exons ATGTGTTTTGGAAGGTGTGCTAGATGTGTTGGTTATAAGTTGCTCAtccttgccctgctctgcaTCGTGGCCaacattttactttattttcccAATGGCGAAACAAGATTTGCTTCAGAGCATCACCTTGGCAAATACGTAGAGTGCCTTCATGGCATTCTAGGTGGAGGCTTTCTG GTACTCATTCCAGCTGCAGTGTTCATTGGGCTGCACAACGGGGACTGCTGTGGCTGCTATGGCCATGGGGGCTGTGGGAAGAGCTGTGTG ATGCTGTCCTCGGTTCTGGCAGCCTTTGTTGGGATCCTTGGCTCTGGATACTGTATAATCATTTCAGCACTGGGCTTGTCTCAAGGACCATATTGTTTTACCCACCTACAGAGAAACTGGATCTATCCTTTCACTGATTCCTCTGGAGG GTACTTGTTTGAGTATAACAAGTGGTCTGAATGTCAAGAACCTCAAAACATCGTGCAGTGGAATGTCACCCTCTTTTCCATCCTCCTTGTCTTGGGAGGAATAGAGTTCATTCTGTGCTTCGTACAGCTAATCAATGGCATTCTTGGAGGACTGTGTGGGTTGTGCAGTCACGAGGAG ACATATGTTTGCTAG
- the TM4SF4 gene encoding transmembrane 4 L6 family member 4, with protein MCTGGCAKCLGTVLIPLAVLCTLANILLFFPGGKVAQENGHITDEVWYFGGILGSGVLMIFPALVFLGLQNNDCCGCCGNQSCGKRFAMFSSIIFAAVGLLGAGYCFILSAVALNKGPKCNTGISWTYPFVDGDYLTDHSLWNKCLAPENIVVWHLTLFSLLLIMSLIQGVLCGIQVVNGLFGTLCGDCKCCGCCGGDGTV; from the exons ATGTGCACCGGAGGTTGTGCCAAGTGCCTGGGAACCGTTCTCATCCccctggctgtgctctgcaccCTCGCTaacattttgttgtttttccctgGAGGAAAAGTGGCTCAAGAGAATGGACACATTACAGATGAGGTCTGGTACTTTGGAGGGATCTTGGGATCCGGTGTATTG ATGATCTTCCCTGCCTTGGTATTTTTGGGCCTTCAGAATAATGATTGCTGTGGATGCTGTGGTAATCAGAGCTGTGGAAAGAGGTTTGCG ATGTTTTCCTCTATAATATTTGCTGCAGTTGGACTTCTGGGAGCTGGATACTGCTTTATTTTGTCAGCAGTGGCCCTAAACAAAGGCCCTAAATGTAACACTGGAATCAGCTGGACCTACCCTTTCGTGGATGG GGATTACCTCACTGACCATTCATTGTGGAACAAGTGTCTGGCACCCGAAAATATTGTCGTATGGCACCTGACCCTCTTCTCCTTGCTGCTGATCATGAGTTTGATCCAGGGTGTGCTCTGTGGTATTCAGGTGGTGAATGGGCTCTTTGGAACCCTCTGTGGGGACTGCAAATGCTGTGGATGTTGTGGG GGAGATGGAACTGTCTAA